A stretch of Candidatus Sphingomonas phytovorans DNA encodes these proteins:
- a CDS encoding SgcJ/EcaC family oxidoreductase encodes MEAFGQLFHPDATFVNRFGTYWRGVDRIVAGHAHIHATIYRDSTLAIDVPDIDPISDDAAILHFWTRLSAGAAHPAGPHQVDTLILAVVTRRDGDWRIKALENVTLTNPMTGTAILRP; translated from the coding sequence ATGGAGGCTTTTGGCCAGTTGTTCCATCCCGACGCGACGTTCGTGAACCGGTTCGGGACCTATTGGCGCGGGGTCGACCGGATCGTTGCTGGCCATGCCCATATTCACGCGACAATCTATCGCGATTCGACGCTTGCGATCGACGTGCCCGATATCGACCCCATCTCCGACGATGCGGCGATCTTGCATTTCTGGACGCGCCTCAGCGCCGGTGCCGCGCATCCGGCGGGGCCGCATCAGGTCGACACCCTGATCCTCGCGGTGGTGACCCGTCGCGATGGCGACTGGCGGATCAAGGCACTGGAGAATGTGACCCTGACCAATCCGATGACCGGGACCGCGATCCTGCGGCCCTGA
- a CDS encoding serine hydrolase, with amino-acid sequence MRLLVALSLLLGFGVLLPAGASHATEPARFEAALADVRAMVEAVPDKWGLAVAVTDRERLRLVATHGDADIDRHIPVTADTRFAIGSISKSFVAITLLQMADEGRFDPAAPIVRYLPDFHPRSAFSPITGHALLSHTSGLPNYQPQLASMRFLPSALNDWEPRYPPGAHFWYSNAGYQLLGYATEQIEGQPYPLVLKRRVLDRLGMTDTDPQIDDRLLGRIAKSYVRAPDGSRRDAPWFPYLAADGAIASTVGDMSRYARMLLGRGQTPSGRLISARAFDRFATPVLDDYGYGIDVLEGGKVLAHSGSIAGFEAYLNVDLGNGVGVVFLGNGPIDRTLRDRVIARLSEGMGGRPKATSAVAPRSFAPPASFAGRFVGAKDETLVFAPDPAGGLALRQGEGMLPLDRLGRDVWGAYLTPGGPRTFLFFRDGTGVVTDVSEGVSSYARQGGGAVPKPAQAGWRSLVGRYMAHGEEGPGVRIFARNGQLMMTYADSNAPPTPLVEEGPGRFRFAEPVFAPEWLGFDTIIAGQAQRLILSGMPLYRIELP; translated from the coding sequence ATGCGCTTGCTTGTCGCCCTTTCGCTGCTGCTCGGGTTCGGCGTGCTGCTGCCTGCCGGTGCGTCGCATGCCACGGAGCCCGCGCGTTTCGAGGCGGCGCTCGCCGATGTTCGCGCCATGGTCGAGGCAGTGCCCGACAAATGGGGGCTCGCCGTCGCCGTCACCGATCGCGAACGATTGCGCCTGGTGGCGACTCATGGCGATGCGGATATCGACCGACATATCCCCGTCACGGCCGATACGCGCTTTGCGATCGGCTCCATCTCCAAATCCTTCGTCGCGATCACGCTGTTGCAAATGGCTGATGAAGGCCGGTTCGATCCGGCCGCACCGATCGTCCGCTACCTGCCCGATTTTCATCCGCGATCGGCCTTTTCGCCCATCACCGGACATGCGCTGCTTTCGCATACGTCGGGCCTGCCCAATTATCAGCCCCAGCTGGCGTCAATGCGTTTCCTTCCTTCAGCGCTCAACGATTGGGAACCGCGCTATCCGCCGGGCGCCCATTTCTGGTATTCGAACGCCGGCTATCAACTGCTTGGCTATGCGACCGAGCAGATCGAAGGGCAGCCCTATCCGCTCGTCCTGAAGCGCCGAGTCCTCGACAGGCTCGGCATGACCGATACCGATCCCCAGATCGACGACCGGCTGCTTGGCCGCATCGCGAAAAGCTATGTCCGCGCGCCCGACGGCAGCCGGCGGGATGCGCCGTGGTTCCCTTATCTTGCAGCGGACGGCGCAATCGCTTCAACGGTCGGCGACATGAGCCGCTACGCACGCATGCTGCTCGGCCGTGGGCAAACACCTTCCGGCCGCCTGATCTCGGCGCGGGCCTTCGATCGGTTCGCGACGCCGGTGCTCGATGATTATGGCTATGGCATTGACGTGCTCGAAGGCGGGAAAGTGCTCGCGCACAGCGGGTCGATCGCCGGCTTCGAGGCTTATCTCAATGTCGATCTCGGCAATGGCGTCGGGGTCGTCTTCCTTGGCAACGGCCCGATCGACCGGACCTTGCGCGACCGCGTCATCGCCCGATTGAGCGAGGGCATGGGAGGGCGGCCGAAGGCGACTTCCGCCGTTGCACCACGATCGTTCGCCCCTCCCGCCAGCTTCGCCGGGCGCTTCGTCGGGGCCAAAGACGAGACTTTGGTGTTCGCGCCCGATCCGGCCGGCGGGCTGGCCCTCCGCCAGGGGGAAGGCATGCTGCCGCTGGACCGCCTGGGCAGGGATGTCTGGGGTGCCTATCTGACGCCCGGCGGGCCGCGGACCTTCCTCTTCTTCCGTGACGGAACAGGCGTCGTGACTGACGTGTCGGAGGGAGTGTCGAGCTACGCGAGGCAGGGCGGCGGTGCCGTCCCCAAGCCTGCACAGGCTGGCTGGCGTTCGCTCGTGGGGCGCTACATGGCGCATGGCGAGGAAGGCCCGGGCGTGCGGATCTTCGCTCGAAACGGCCAGTTGATGATGACCTATGCGGATTCCAACGCGCCGCCAACGCCCTTGGTTGAAGAGGGACCGGGCCGGTTCCGCTTCGCCGAGCCGGTCTTCGCACCGGAATGGCTTGGGTTCGATACGATCATTGCCGGGCAGGCTCAGCGACTGATCCTGAGCGGTATGCCGCTCTACCGGATCGAACTTCCTTGA
- a CDS encoding DUF1611 domain-containing protein — MGTVPLDLPRPYLLFLGDADDTAFLKTGLGLRDWAPDLCVAEYKCDGALASLGLPLMQPGEAYAAGARAVVLAAASIGGVIRPTWIPCLVDALEAGLDIVSGAHDRLSADPRLKSVADALGRRLIDVRTPPPGLPVATGRRRTGKRLLTIGTDCALGKKYTALSLTGAFRARGLAADFRATGQTGIMIAGSGIPIDSVVSDFVAGAAEVLSPDADPDHWDVIEGQGSIFHPSYAGVSLGLLHGSQPDILVLCHAHGRERIVGLADYPLPSIGDAIALSLQLARLTSPQVRCAGISLNTAGLSDAEAAAIVARRADEWGLPVADPMRPGPHFDRLVEACIG, encoded by the coding sequence ATGGGAACGGTGCCGCTCGATTTGCCGCGCCCCTATCTTCTTTTCCTCGGCGATGCTGATGATACCGCCTTCCTGAAGACCGGGCTCGGCCTGCGTGACTGGGCACCGGACCTGTGCGTCGCCGAATATAAATGCGACGGTGCCCTTGCTTCGCTTGGCCTACCGCTGATGCAACCCGGCGAAGCCTATGCCGCGGGCGCACGGGCGGTGGTCCTTGCGGCCGCGTCGATCGGTGGCGTGATCCGCCCTACCTGGATTCCCTGTCTGGTCGATGCGCTCGAGGCGGGGCTGGACATCGTCAGCGGTGCGCACGACCGGCTCTCCGCTGACCCGCGCCTGAAGTCCGTTGCCGATGCGCTCGGGCGGCGGTTGATCGACGTTCGCACGCCTCCTCCCGGCCTGCCGGTCGCCACCGGGCGCCGCAGGACGGGCAAGCGCCTGCTCACGATCGGCACCGATTGCGCATTGGGCAAGAAATATACCGCCCTGTCGCTCACTGGTGCATTCCGCGCACGCGGCCTAGCCGCCGATTTCCGCGCGACCGGGCAGACCGGCATCATGATCGCCGGGTCGGGAATTCCGATTGATTCAGTGGTCAGTGATTTCGTCGCGGGCGCGGCTGAGGTGCTCAGCCCGGATGCGGACCCCGATCACTGGGATGTGATCGAAGGGCAGGGGTCGATCTTCCACCCATCCTATGCCGGTGTGTCGCTCGGGCTGCTGCACGGCTCGCAGCCCGACATCCTCGTGCTCTGCCATGCTCATGGGCGCGAACGTATCGTAGGTCTTGCCGACTATCCGTTGCCGTCGATCGGGGACGCCATTGCGCTGTCGCTCCAGCTTGCGCGACTGACCAGCCCGCAGGTTCGCTGCGCCGGTATATCCCTCAACACCGCGGGGCTTTCGGATGCCGAGGCTGCGGCTATCGTCGCGCGCCGTGCCGACGAATGGGGGCTGCCGGTTGCCGATCCGATGCGCCCTGGCCCGCATTTCGACAGGCTGGTAGAGGCATGTATCGGCTGA
- a CDS encoding amidohydrolase family protein gives MRFMMVRQGHGFGFAMLAAASLLVPPAAAGAPRQAAVHDVVYLGARAIDPETGLDAIRNIAIDGDRITEVTATRIEGRRTIDARGLIAAPGFIDLHSHATNQETAGYQARDGVTTRLELEIGAYPVRSWYEARQGRELLNYGTSVGHTPIRYYLQKGGGAAGLEALRKPEAFFAGPEIAQPIPDAAYGQLAPLLEEGLREGAIGVGSGTQYAPGITHEEMLDVTRVAGRMRTCVFTHVRYGSLVEPDSTLESVQENIANAAITRACVHIVHINSMAMSKAPLMVGLMRSAREHGVDVSTEIYPWGGSVDSIRSVIFDPGWEKRWGVSVGDLQSRSTGKRLTQADFDALRNGTGDDGVIMHMNSEATITALLRDSLVMVASDGGNITGSNGHPRSAGTFARVLGHYVREAHVLDWSEAIRRMSLMPAQRLEAFVPSMRRKGRLQAGADADIVLFDPDKVGERATYGDAARYSEGFHYVMVNGVLVVDGGALVSNVQPGRPVRSELKQ, from the coding sequence ATGCGTTTCATGATGGTGCGCCAGGGCCATGGCTTCGGCTTCGCAATGCTCGCCGCGGCGTCGCTGCTCGTGCCGCCGGCTGCCGCGGGGGCGCCCCGGCAAGCGGCCGTTCACGACGTCGTCTATCTCGGCGCGCGCGCGATCGATCCGGAAACCGGGCTCGACGCCATTCGCAACATCGCGATCGACGGCGACCGCATAACCGAGGTGACCGCCACCCGGATCGAGGGGCGGCGCACGATCGATGCGCGCGGGCTGATCGCCGCGCCCGGCTTCATCGATCTCCATTCGCATGCCACCAACCAGGAAACCGCCGGCTATCAGGCAAGGGACGGCGTCACCACGCGTCTTGAGCTCGAGATCGGCGCCTATCCGGTCAGGTCCTGGTACGAGGCACGGCAGGGCCGCGAGCTTCTCAACTACGGCACCAGCGTCGGCCACACGCCGATCCGCTACTATCTCCAGAAGGGCGGCGGCGCGGCAGGGCTTGAGGCCCTGCGCAAGCCGGAAGCGTTCTTCGCTGGGCCGGAGATTGCGCAGCCCATTCCGGACGCCGCTTACGGCCAGCTCGCGCCGTTGCTGGAGGAAGGGCTGCGCGAGGGGGCGATCGGGGTCGGCAGCGGCACGCAATATGCGCCCGGCATCACGCACGAGGAAATGCTGGACGTCACGCGCGTCGCCGGCAGGATGCGGACCTGCGTCTTTACGCATGTCCGCTACGGCAGTCTGGTCGAGCCCGACAGCACCCTGGAATCGGTGCAGGAAAACATTGCCAACGCAGCAATCACCAGGGCCTGCGTTCATATCGTCCACATCAACAGCATGGCGATGTCGAAGGCACCGCTGATGGTGGGGCTGATGCGCTCAGCGCGCGAGCATGGCGTCGACGTTTCGACCGAGATCTATCCCTGGGGCGGCTCGGTGGATTCGATCCGCAGCGTCATCTTCGATCCCGGCTGGGAAAAGCGCTGGGGGGTCAGCGTCGGCGATCTCCAGTCGCGCAGCACGGGCAAAAGGCTGACCCAGGCTGACTTCGACGCGCTGCGTAACGGCACCGGCGATGACGGTGTGATCATGCATATGAACAGCGAAGCGACGATCACGGCGTTGCTGCGGGATTCGCTGGTGATGGTGGCAAGCGACGGTGGCAATATCACCGGCTCCAACGGCCATCCACGCTCGGCGGGCACGTTCGCGCGCGTGCTCGGCCATTATGTGCGCGAGGCACATGTCCTCGACTGGAGCGAAGCGATCCGCAGGATGTCACTGATGCCGGCACAGCGGCTCGAGGCGTTCGTCCCGTCGATGCGGCGCAAGGGCAGGCTCCAGGCAGGCGCTGATGCCGACATTGTGTTGTTCGATCCCGACAAGGTCGGCGAACGGGCAACCTATGGCGATGCCGCACGCTATTCCGAGGGGTTCCATTATGTGATGGTGAACGGCGTTCTGGTGGTCGACGGCGGTGCCCTGGTGTCGAACGTGCAGCCGGGCCGGCCGGTTCGTTCGGAGCTGAAGCAATGA
- a CDS encoding TonB-dependent siderophore receptor, with product MKMFDGKPGGMSAKPRARGLKPLLATGGMVAQIALCAGTAQAQTTQAQDAQAQDTQAPAASTDIVVTGYRYLSEDTSGTTGLPLSIEDVPQSISLVNQDFLKATDIKTLGEVAQYTPGALFDGNPGGFGSAVKLRGFAAGNAVDGLNVGLLDFEPDFATLDRLEIVKGPTSVVYGAANPGGIINQVTKGAHANTPSYIQALGGSWGRWRVEGQVAGALNAAGTLRAIGVAAHEEAGSFIKRIDSNKTVLYGGLDADVTDTLTAYVHGGYEQYRRTPFDGIPTFPDGSSPPVSRSFFVGSGDFNLVTKVKRVNGELSWKASSSWSVTLKLNYLYYNTTGQTGFGFGLQPNGDFFLAAQKFTRNDQESFSAGLSSLYKLDDLGLAGSFVTVAGNYQNYETHSNGLIPDLPDDTANIFDGIGAIENKLNAAQYPGSAYGLTRSLRYLTLSGQANIKIAEPLTLLGGVSWSRPDVSKQSGTRPREDFSGDSQVSLRLAATLEPIKGLNFYASYSESFQPQLFIDSRGNVLPPLTGEQYEIGVKYVSPDRRLLLTGALFDIGQANQARYDQTIDLIDRYAAIGRVRHRGLELQAVGQVSKGWQVNAGLSLLDPTIRKDDDAALVGKTVTFLPRTTASVYTSYTLDNGLFLGGGVRYVGSVKTAFDGSTRELSSYTLVDASAGYSFDRWRLQLNLKNLFDKHYYINNYQTLFYGNVVGEPRSFTVSVRTDF from the coding sequence ATGAAGATGTTCGATGGAAAGCCTGGCGGTATGAGCGCGAAGCCGCGAGCGCGCGGGCTGAAGCCGTTACTGGCGACGGGCGGGATGGTGGCGCAGATCGCGCTGTGCGCCGGCACCGCCCAGGCCCAGACCACCCAGGCTCAGGATGCCCAGGCCCAGGATACCCAGGCGCCCGCGGCGAGCACCGACATCGTCGTGACCGGCTATCGTTATCTGAGCGAGGACACGAGCGGCACGACCGGCCTGCCCCTGTCGATCGAGGACGTGCCCCAGTCGATCAGCCTGGTGAACCAGGATTTCCTGAAGGCGACCGATATCAAGACCCTTGGAGAAGTCGCCCAATATACGCCCGGCGCGCTGTTCGACGGCAATCCGGGCGGCTTCGGGTCGGCCGTCAAGCTGCGCGGCTTCGCTGCGGGCAATGCCGTCGATGGCCTGAATGTCGGCCTGCTCGATTTCGAACCCGACTTTGCGACGCTCGATCGGCTTGAAATCGTGAAAGGGCCGACCTCGGTCGTCTATGGCGCGGCGAATCCGGGCGGTATCATCAACCAGGTGACCAAGGGCGCTCATGCCAACACGCCTTCCTACATCCAGGCGCTTGGCGGATCATGGGGTCGCTGGCGTGTCGAGGGGCAAGTCGCAGGCGCCCTGAACGCAGCGGGGACACTCCGCGCGATCGGCGTCGCGGCTCATGAAGAGGCGGGCAGCTTCATCAAGCGGATCGATTCGAACAAGACCGTCCTGTATGGCGGCCTGGATGCCGATGTGACCGATACGCTGACCGCCTATGTCCATGGCGGTTACGAACAATATCGGCGCACGCCCTTCGACGGCATCCCGACCTTCCCGGACGGATCGTCGCCACCGGTCAGCCGTTCCTTCTTCGTCGGCTCGGGCGACTTCAACCTGGTTACCAAGGTCAAGCGGGTGAACGGCGAGTTGAGCTGGAAGGCGTCGTCAAGCTGGTCGGTGACGCTGAAGCTCAATTACCTGTACTACAACACGACCGGCCAGACCGGTTTCGGCTTCGGCCTCCAGCCGAACGGCGACTTCTTCCTCGCCGCCCAGAAGTTCACGAGGAACGATCAGGAATCGTTCAGCGCCGGCCTCTCCAGCCTCTACAAGCTCGACGACCTGGGTCTTGCCGGCAGCTTCGTCACGGTGGCCGGGAACTATCAGAACTACGAGACCCATTCCAACGGACTGATCCCCGACCTGCCCGACGATACGGCCAATATCTTCGACGGAATCGGGGCGATCGAGAACAAGCTCAATGCGGCCCAATATCCCGGGTCCGCCTACGGCCTGACGCGCAGCCTGCGCTATCTGACGCTGTCCGGGCAGGCCAATATCAAGATCGCCGAACCGCTCACCCTGCTGGGGGGCGTTTCCTGGTCCAGGCCTGACGTCAGCAAGCAATCCGGCACCCGGCCACGGGAAGACTTCAGCGGTGACAGCCAGGTCAGCCTGCGGCTGGCGGCAACGCTCGAGCCGATCAAGGGGCTCAATTTCTACGCGTCCTACAGCGAATCCTTCCAGCCCCAGCTCTTCATCGACAGTCGCGGCAACGTGCTGCCGCCGCTCACCGGTGAGCAGTATGAAATCGGCGTCAAATATGTGTCGCCCGACCGGCGCCTGCTCCTTACCGGCGCGCTGTTCGATATCGGGCAGGCGAACCAGGCCCGCTACGACCAGACGATCGACCTGATCGATCGCTACGCGGCGATCGGCAGGGTACGGCATCGCGGGCTGGAACTCCAGGCGGTGGGGCAGGTCAGCAAGGGCTGGCAGGTCAATGCCGGCCTCAGCCTGCTCGATCCCACCATCCGCAAGGATGACGATGCCGCGCTCGTCGGCAAGACAGTCACCTTCCTGCCAAGGACGACCGCGAGCGTTTACACCAGTTACACGCTCGACAACGGATTGTTCCTGGGTGGCGGTGTCCGGTACGTCGGGTCGGTGAAGACCGCGTTCGACGGTTCGACCCGCGAGCTGTCTTCCTACACGCTGGTGGATGCCTCGGCCGGGTACAGTTTCGACCGGTGGCGGCTGCAGCTGAACCTGAAGAACCTCTTCGACAAACACTATTACATCAACAACTACCAGACGCTGTTCTACGGCAACGTCGTTGGCGAGCCGCGCAGTTTTACCGTCTCGGTGCGGACCGATTTCTAG
- a CDS encoding MurR/RpiR family transcriptional regulator translates to MSEGRTAGDSEQPSPHQAMHAIPNVPLLRRLQAEIDRYSAAERAIAAYILAHYAVLGFETADSLAEKVGVSEITIGRFARKLGYRNFKALKNELKDSTEEALPWLIGDEFAEFTGQPGEHDGNCQREINGLLAVYRLMETPAWTEAVALLAQSRTVHVAGFQSERGIAMLLANRLQYMRDGVQLVDLGAGNYADVFASDREDRCLVLVDVRRYSRQAYLIAEQASQHGIPLIMLTDIYCDWAPRFTPHVIAVPTQTGAFWSSPVALVCAVHLLLNNVVKLIGADVELRLDKLTRLHKTFTGYAGHHPPRPRRPAS, encoded by the coding sequence ATGAGTGAAGGTCGAACCGCCGGGGACAGCGAACAACCGTCGCCGCACCAGGCCATGCACGCGATACCCAATGTGCCGTTGCTGCGCAGGCTGCAGGCCGAAATCGACCGTTACTCAGCGGCGGAGCGCGCCATCGCCGCGTACATCCTCGCGCATTATGCGGTGCTCGGCTTCGAGACGGCGGATTCGCTGGCCGAGAAAGTCGGCGTGAGCGAGATCACGATCGGGCGGTTTGCCCGCAAGCTCGGCTACCGCAACTTCAAGGCGCTGAAGAACGAGCTGAAGGACAGCACCGAGGAAGCGCTGCCCTGGTTGATCGGTGATGAGTTCGCCGAGTTCACCGGGCAGCCAGGCGAGCATGACGGCAACTGCCAGCGCGAGATCAACGGGCTGCTGGCGGTCTATCGCCTGATGGAAACGCCGGCATGGACTGAGGCGGTCGCGCTGCTGGCACAGTCGCGGACGGTGCATGTCGCGGGTTTTCAGAGCGAGCGCGGGATCGCGATGCTGCTCGCCAACCGGCTGCAATATATGCGCGACGGCGTGCAGCTCGTTGATCTCGGCGCCGGCAATTATGCCGACGTGTTCGCGAGCGACAGGGAGGATCGCTGCCTCGTCCTGGTCGATGTCCGCCGCTACTCGCGCCAGGCCTATCTGATTGCCGAGCAGGCCAGTCAGCACGGCATCCCGTTGATCATGCTGACCGATATCTATTGCGACTGGGCGCCGCGTTTCACGCCGCATGTCATCGCCGTGCCGACGCAGACCGGCGCGTTCTGGAGTTCTCCGGTCGCGCTTGTCTGCGCAGTTCACCTGCTTTTGAACAATGTCGTCAAACTGATTGGCGCGGACGTGGAACTGCGGCTCGACAAGCTGACCCGCCTTCACAAGACATTCACCGGTTACGCAGGCCATCACCCGCCGCGGCCAAGGCGTCCCGCGTCCTAG
- a CDS encoding dipeptide epimerase has translation METVIVRLEADGQVGMGEAAGVFYLGDDPDRMMRTLLEAERWIADGLDHAGLAARLPAGGARNALDCALWDLQARRAGLPVWQLLGMAHPTPLLTTFTVGNDSPAGMATKARSYPHARAIKIKLSGDGDDAARILAVRSARPAAWLGVDANRSLTPETLQQLVPTLVASDVRLVEQPFPVGRDEQLASIDLPVPLAADESIQELADIDRLAGLYQVVNIKLDKCGGLTEALRMVERARALGLEVMVGNMIGSSLAMAPAYLVGQFCDIVDLDGPIFLKADRTPGVTYRDGFIQCEEPVWGGGARS, from the coding sequence GTGGAAACGGTCATCGTCCGGCTGGAGGCGGACGGGCAGGTCGGCATGGGCGAGGCGGCCGGGGTGTTCTATCTGGGGGACGATCCCGACCGGATGATGCGCACGCTCCTGGAAGCAGAGCGCTGGATCGCGGACGGCCTCGATCACGCCGGCCTGGCCGCGCGATTGCCAGCCGGAGGCGCCCGCAACGCGCTCGACTGCGCGCTGTGGGACCTGCAGGCGCGCCGCGCGGGCCTGCCGGTCTGGCAACTGCTCGGCATGGCGCATCCGACGCCGCTGCTGACGACCTTCACCGTGGGGAATGACAGCCCGGCAGGGATGGCGACGAAGGCGCGGTCCTATCCTCACGCGCGCGCGATCAAGATCAAACTCAGCGGCGACGGGGACGACGCGGCCCGGATTCTCGCGGTCCGTTCGGCACGACCCGCCGCATGGCTGGGCGTCGACGCCAATCGCAGCCTGACGCCCGAGACTTTGCAGCAACTGGTGCCGACGCTGGTCGCGTCCGACGTACGACTTGTCGAACAGCCTTTCCCGGTCGGGCGTGACGAGCAACTGGCATCGATCGACCTGCCCGTCCCGCTCGCGGCCGACGAGAGCATTCAGGAACTGGCTGACATCGACCGGCTCGCCGGCCTGTATCAGGTCGTGAACATCAAGCTCGACAAATGCGGCGGGCTGACTGAGGCACTTCGCATGGTGGAACGCGCACGCGCGCTCGGGCTGGAGGTCATGGTCGGCAACATGATCGGAAGTTCGCTGGCGATGGCACCCGCCTATCTGGTCGGCCAGTTTTGCGACATCGTCGATCTCGATGGTCCGATCTTCCTCAAGGCCGACCGGACACCCGGCGTCACCTATCGCGACGGCTTCATCCAGTGCGAGGAACCGGTGTGGGGCGGAGGAGCGCGTTCGTGA
- a CDS encoding M28 family metallopeptidase codes for MRNVKWALPWLALFPSSVPAGAEGPPRAERWWGDIVEIASDANEGRRTGSAGHLRAADYVERRFREIGLAPAGERGSFRQQVPLEEQTVDYAASSIELVGANGARVPIAPGRDMIVAAWGAPRPAAVDAPLVFLGYGLHLPQQGHDDFAGVDLRGKIAVVIAGGPATIPAPIKASNRRERARLLGEAGAVGLITLTPPGQIEIPWERQALLARQGDMYLADAALRDMPDDFFLASLDPAASERFFADSGHSFAALAAASDTSARMPGFALPFRLKARLVTHRRRLTSPNLVARLEGTDPELGTEHVVLSAHLDHVGIGPAINGDGIYNGALDDGSGVASVLDLARVLSAGPRPRRSVLFLIVTAEEAGLLGSTYFARRPTILPKDIVADLNFDTLLPLWPLTSILAQGDQESSLGDAARAVAARRGLTLVPDPLPNRNSFVRTDQYSFVRAGIPALALKFGFTPGSEAFRLEHDWRANRYHAPSDDIHQPGVLPAEAIRLDDYAAELTADIANAPSRPGWRDDSVFKRFAAPEPVRR; via the coding sequence ATGCGCAACGTGAAATGGGCACTCCCCTGGCTGGCGCTTTTCCCGTCGTCGGTCCCTGCGGGAGCAGAGGGGCCGCCCCGCGCCGAGCGATGGTGGGGCGATATCGTGGAAATCGCCAGCGATGCGAACGAAGGACGCAGGACCGGATCGGCCGGTCATCTGCGCGCCGCCGACTATGTCGAGCGCCGGTTCCGCGAGATCGGGCTCGCCCCGGCCGGCGAACGAGGCAGCTTTCGCCAGCAGGTGCCGCTCGAGGAGCAGACCGTCGACTATGCGGCATCGAGCATCGAGCTCGTCGGCGCGAACGGCGCGCGCGTCCCCATAGCCCCGGGGCGTGACATGATCGTCGCCGCCTGGGGCGCGCCGCGCCCGGCAGCGGTCGATGCGCCGCTGGTCTTCCTCGGCTATGGCCTTCACCTGCCCCAACAGGGGCATGACGATTTCGCGGGCGTGGATCTTCGGGGCAAGATCGCCGTGGTCATCGCCGGCGGCCCCGCCACCATTCCGGCGCCGATCAAGGCGAGCAACAGAAGAGAGCGTGCACGATTGCTCGGGGAAGCAGGCGCGGTCGGCCTCATCACCCTTACGCCACCCGGGCAGATCGAGATCCCGTGGGAGCGCCAGGCTCTGCTCGCCCGGCAGGGCGACATGTATCTTGCCGACGCCGCGCTTCGCGACATGCCCGACGATTTCTTCCTCGCCAGCCTCGATCCGGCGGCGAGCGAGCGTTTCTTCGCCGATAGCGGCCACAGCTTCGCCGCGCTTGCCGCAGCCTCCGATACTTCAGCGCGCATGCCTGGCTTTGCCTTGCCGTTTCGGCTGAAGGCACGGCTTGTCACGCACCGACGCCGATTGACCTCACCCAACCTCGTCGCCCGGCTCGAAGGCACCGATCCCGAACTGGGCACGGAGCATGTCGTGCTTTCAGCGCATCTCGATCATGTCGGGATCGGCCCGGCGATCAACGGCGACGGCATCTACAACGGCGCGCTGGACGACGGATCGGGCGTGGCATCGGTCCTCGATCTGGCCCGGGTCCTCAGCGCCGGACCAAGGCCCAGGCGATCAGTCCTGTTCCTGATCGTCACGGCGGAGGAAGCCGGCCTGCTCGGCTCGACCTATTTCGCGCGACGGCCGACCATCTTGCCCAAGGATATCGTCGCCGATCTCAATTTCGATACGCTGCTGCCGCTATGGCCGCTGACGAGCATCCTGGCGCAGGGAGACCAGGAAAGCAGCCTGGGCGATGCGGCGCGCGCCGTCGCGGCCAGACGGGGCCTGACGCTGGTTCCCGATCCACTGCCCAACCGGAACAGCTTCGTTCGTACCGACCAATACAGCTTCGTGCGCGCCGGCATCCCCGCGCTCGCGCTCAAGTTCGGCTTCACCCCGGGCAGCGAAGCCTTCAGGCTTGAGCATGATTGGCGCGCCAACCGCTATCATGCGCCGAGCGACGACATTCATCAGCCCGGCGTGCTGCCCGCCGAAGCGATCCGTCTGGACGACTATGCCGCGGAACTCACGGCTGATATCGCCAACGCACCCTCTCGCCCCGGGTGGCGCGACGACAGCGTCTTCAAGCGCTTCGCGGCGCCCGAACCGGTCAGGCGATGA